One Telluria mixta DNA window includes the following coding sequences:
- a CDS encoding copper chaperone PCu(A)C, whose translation MFKSFLVLAAASLFTSSAAFAQVTVGDPWIRATVPAQKTAGAFMQLRSPKATRLVDVQSPVAGRAEVHQMAMEGQTMRMQKVDGIDLPANQPVNLSSGGYHVMLFDLKQQLKEGQQVPLTLTFVGSDKKRENVTVQVPVKPLTYTAAH comes from the coding sequence ATGTTCAAATCATTCCTCGTGCTGGCCGCGGCCAGCCTGTTCACGTCGTCCGCCGCGTTCGCCCAGGTGACCGTCGGCGACCCGTGGATCCGCGCCACCGTGCCGGCCCAGAAGACGGCCGGCGCCTTCATGCAGCTGCGTTCGCCCAAGGCCACGCGCCTCGTCGACGTGCAAAGCCCCGTCGCGGGCCGCGCCGAAGTCCACCAGATGGCCATGGAAGGCCAGACGATGCGCATGCAGAAAGTCGACGGCATCGACCTGCCGGCCAACCAGCCCGTCAACCTGTCGTCCGGCGGCTACCACGTCATGCTGTTCGACCTGAAGCAGCAGCTCAAGGAAGGCCAGCAGGTGCCGCTGACCTTGACCTTCGTCGGGTCCGACAAGAAGCGCGAGAACGTCACCGTGCAGGTGCCGGTCAAACCGCTCACCTACACTGCAGCGCACTGA
- a CDS encoding M48 family metallopeptidase, with the protein MSTVSHLKYLAAYPAHILTQVERLIADNRLADHLRQRYPDAHDVRTDKALYGYVQDLKDEYLRNAEPVAKVAYDSKIGIVQQALGLHTAISRVQGNRLKAKHEIRIGTVFRDAPPAFLRMIAVHELAHLKEKDHDKAFYKLCCWMEPDYHQFEFDVRLYLTQLELGGGRLWGNPSLS; encoded by the coding sequence ATGTCCACCGTTTCCCACCTCAAATACCTGGCGGCGTACCCCGCGCACATCCTGACCCAGGTCGAGCGCCTGATCGCCGACAACCGGCTGGCCGACCACCTGCGCCAGCGCTATCCCGACGCGCACGACGTCCGCACGGACAAGGCCTTGTACGGCTACGTGCAGGATTTGAAAGATGAATATCTGCGCAACGCCGAGCCCGTCGCTAAGGTCGCCTACGACAGCAAGATCGGCATCGTGCAGCAGGCCCTGGGCCTGCACACCGCGATCTCGCGCGTGCAGGGCAACCGGCTGAAAGCCAAGCACGAGATCCGCATCGGCACCGTGTTCCGCGACGCGCCGCCGGCCTTCCTGCGCATGATCGCCGTGCACGAACTGGCCCACCTGAAGGAAAAGGACCACGACAAGGCCTTTTATAAACTGTGCTGCTGGATGGAGCCGGACTACCATCAGTTCGAATTCGACGTGCGGTTATATCTCACACAACTGGAGCTCGGCGGTGGCCGATTGTGGGGCAATCCCTCGTTGTCGTAA
- a CDS encoding DUF2946 domain-containing protein → MLIRSTRRLRFVWLALFAVLLNALAPTVSHALAASRPTIPLDVCSVDGGASFAAAAALLVQDDHAGMSVLDDCGYCLTHAGSHGLPPPVHAPLAPVDGAEMRPFLFHHAPRPLAVWLAAVPRGPPVFA, encoded by the coding sequence ATGCTGATTCGTTCGACAAGACGCCTGCGTTTCGTGTGGCTGGCACTGTTCGCCGTGCTGCTGAACGCGCTCGCGCCGACGGTCTCGCATGCGCTGGCCGCGAGCCGGCCCACGATTCCGCTGGACGTCTGCAGCGTCGACGGCGGCGCCTCGTTCGCCGCCGCGGCCGCGCTGCTCGTGCAGGACGACCATGCCGGCATGAGCGTCCTGGACGATTGCGGCTACTGCCTCACCCATGCGGGCAGCCACGGCCTGCCGCCGCCCGTGCACGCGCCGCTGGCGCCCGTCGACGGCGCGGAAATGCGTCCATTCCTGTTCCATCATGCGCCCCGTCCGCTCGCCGTCTGGCTGGCGGCCGTGCCGCGCGGTCCTCCCGTCTTTGCCTGA
- a CDS encoding KGG domain-containing protein, with the protein MATSKEGGKGAADSGGNEQKSQPAKRGFAAMDQNQQRQIASKGGQAAHQKGTAHEFDSEEARRAGQKGGEVVSRNRAHMADIGRKGGESRQSANRAAAAAKSGNQSGNQAGNRQGGKES; encoded by the coding sequence ATGGCGACAAGCAAGGAAGGCGGCAAGGGCGCTGCCGACTCCGGCGGCAACGAGCAGAAAAGCCAGCCGGCCAAGCGCGGTTTCGCTGCGATGGACCAGAACCAGCAGCGTCAAATCGCCAGCAAGGGCGGCCAGGCCGCCCACCAGAAGGGCACGGCGCACGAATTCGATTCGGAAGAAGCGCGCCGGGCGGGCCAGAAAGGCGGGGAAGTGGTCAGCCGCAACCGCGCCCACATGGCCGACATCGGCCGCAAGGGCGGGGAAAGCCGGCAATCGGCCAACCGCGCCGCCGCCGCCGCGAAATCGGGCAACCAATCGGGCAACCAGGCGGGCAACCGCCAGGGCGGCAAGGAGTCATGA
- a CDS encoding GGDEF domain-containing protein, translating to MSLISRHEAARMLFGADRKLHRMLQYWAGTAVMYTIVIGVMFGPRALAGEPQARAICLYVAAGVAVFYPLVRIGVRIGLAPTILAGLQGVFSISCHVWGYSIAGPMRGATLVGLPVIVVFCVFALRPRQTLTLTAFNLAVMGGTMSWLAAHDPVHFPPAAEAVNFVFVAVASLAVTLLTGEMSKLRARLKTQKDELLTALDTIRTLATIDELTKLTNRRHMNELLAQEERRRDAARGPTCIAVLDIDFFKRINDSLGHAAGDSVLRDFAHATRAELREGDALARWGGEEFLLMLPNTTPANARAVLERMRERVAALAPAVEPCSGAEHRVSFSAGLSIWHPDEPIVETVNRADKALYAAKAAGRNRVIEA from the coding sequence GTGAGCTTGATCTCCCGCCACGAAGCGGCGCGCATGCTGTTCGGCGCGGACCGCAAGCTGCACCGCATGCTGCAGTACTGGGCCGGCACCGCCGTCATGTACACCATCGTCATCGGCGTGATGTTCGGCCCGCGCGCGCTCGCCGGAGAGCCGCAGGCCCGTGCCATCTGCCTGTACGTCGCCGCGGGCGTTGCCGTGTTCTACCCGCTGGTGCGCATTGGCGTCCGCATCGGGCTCGCCCCGACGATCCTCGCGGGACTGCAGGGCGTCTTCAGCATCAGCTGCCACGTGTGGGGCTATTCGATCGCCGGGCCGATGCGCGGCGCGACCCTGGTGGGGCTGCCGGTCATCGTCGTCTTCTGCGTGTTCGCCCTGCGTCCGCGCCAGACCCTGACACTGACCGCCTTCAACCTGGCCGTCATGGGCGGCACGATGTCGTGGCTCGCAGCGCATGATCCGGTGCATTTTCCGCCGGCGGCGGAAGCCGTGAACTTCGTGTTCGTGGCGGTCGCCTCGCTTGCGGTCACCCTGCTGACCGGCGAAATGAGCAAGCTGCGCGCACGCCTGAAGACCCAGAAGGACGAGCTGCTGACGGCGCTCGACACGATCCGCACCCTGGCCACCATCGACGAGCTGACCAAGCTGACCAACCGCCGCCACATGAACGAGCTGCTGGCGCAGGAAGAGCGCCGTCGCGACGCCGCTCGCGGTCCGACCTGCATCGCCGTGCTCGACATCGACTTCTTCAAGCGGATCAACGACAGCTTGGGCCACGCGGCGGGCGACAGCGTGCTGCGCGACTTCGCGCACGCCACGCGCGCCGAGCTGCGCGAAGGCGACGCGCTGGCGCGCTGGGGCGGCGAGGAATTCCTGCTAATGCTGCCGAACACGACGCCCGCCAACGCCCGCGCCGTGCTGGAGCGCATGCGCGAACGCGTGGCGGCACTGGCGCCCGCGGTGGAGCCCTGCAGCGGCGCGGAACACCGCGTCAGCTTCTCGGCCGGCCTGAGCATCTGGCACCCCGACGAGCCCATCGTCGAGACGGTGAACCGCGCCGACAAGGCCCTGTACGCGGCCAAGGCGGCGGGACGCAACCGGGTGATCGAGGCCTGA
- a CDS encoding YcnI family copper-binding membrane protein has translation MKAFWIAALLAAPLAHAHITIAPASAPAGAYQTLVFKVGHGCAGSATTGITVQWPEGVTAKPMPKPGWTIALAPHEISWRGGPLPDAYYDEFTLQAKLPDAPGRLVFKVGQQCEKGRMDWADTTPESKTPAPGLEVTPAAMPMHHH, from the coding sequence ATGAAAGCATTCTGGATCGCCGCCTTGCTCGCGGCGCCGCTGGCGCACGCCCATATCACCATCGCCCCGGCCAGCGCGCCGGCCGGCGCGTATCAGACCCTCGTGTTCAAGGTCGGTCACGGCTGCGCCGGCAGCGCCACGACCGGCATCACGGTGCAGTGGCCGGAAGGCGTGACGGCGAAGCCGATGCCCAAGCCGGGCTGGACCATTGCGCTGGCCCCGCATGAGATCAGCTGGCGCGGCGGGCCGCTGCCGGACGCGTACTACGACGAGTTCACGCTGCAGGCGAAGTTGCCGGACGCGCCGGGCCGCCTGGTGTTCAAGGTCGGCCAGCAATGCGAGAAGGGGCGCATGGACTGGGCCGACACGACACCCGAATCGAAGACGCCCGCGCCGGGGCTGGAAGTCACGCCCGCCGCGATGCCCATGCACCATCACTGA
- the purU gene encoding formyltetrahydrofolate deformylase, protein MYPEYILTLSCLDHRGIVLRVSGFLAEHGCNIIDSAQFGDPESKLFFMRVHFALEDDAMSDELLRAGFGSLCEDLGADGALHDAKRKPRVLIMVSKIGHCLNDLLFRYRSGLLPVEIPAIVSNHMDFYQLAASYNIPFHHLPLEAGASESAKLAQEARIIELLDTHRIDLVVLARYMQILSPGLCDALKGRAINIHHSFLPSFKGARPYAQAHRRGVKLIGATAHFVTGDLDEGPIIEQDVERVDHAMSVDQLTAIGRDVESVVLARAVKWFVEHRILLNGDKTVVFS, encoded by the coding sequence ATGTATCCAGAATATATCCTGACCTTGTCCTGCCTGGACCACCGCGGTATCGTGCTGCGCGTCTCGGGCTTCCTGGCCGAACATGGCTGCAACATCATCGACTCGGCCCAGTTTGGCGATCCGGAATCGAAACTGTTCTTCATGCGCGTGCACTTCGCGCTGGAAGACGATGCGATGTCCGACGAACTGCTGCGCGCCGGCTTCGGCTCGCTGTGCGAGGACCTGGGCGCGGACGGTGCGTTGCACGACGCCAAGCGCAAGCCGCGCGTGCTGATCATGGTGTCGAAGATCGGCCACTGCCTCAACGACCTGCTGTTCCGCTACCGCAGCGGCCTGCTGCCGGTGGAGATTCCGGCCATCGTGTCGAACCACATGGACTTCTACCAGCTCGCGGCCAGTTACAATATCCCGTTCCACCACTTGCCGCTCGAGGCCGGTGCCAGCGAATCGGCGAAGCTCGCCCAGGAGGCGCGCATCATCGAACTGCTGGACACGCACCGCATCGACCTGGTCGTGCTGGCGCGCTACATGCAGATCCTGTCGCCGGGGCTGTGCGATGCCTTGAAGGGCAGGGCGATCAATATCCACCATTCGTTCCTGCCCAGCTTCAAGGGCGCACGTCCGTATGCGCAGGCGCATCGCCGCGGCGTCAAGCTGATCGGTGCGACGGCCCACTTCGTCACGGGCGACCTGGACGAAGGGCCGATCATCGAGCAGGACGTCGAGCGCGTCGACCACGCCATGAGCGTGGACCAGCTGACGGCCATCGGCCGCGACGTCGAGAGCGTCGTGCTGGCGCGCGCGGTCAAGTGGTTCGTGGAACACCGTATCCTGCTGAACGGCGACAAGACCGTCGTGTTCAGCTGA
- a CDS encoding porin, with amino-acid sequence MQQQRLVQFLFLSLSGLALAGAARAQDKPDWRISGFGTLGVAHASEREADYTSSVFKISGTGATRRWSTDVDTRLGVQLDATLARHWTAVLQVVSEQGLDNTYRPRVEWANIKYQATPELALRVGRIALPIFLTADYRKVGYAYPWVRPPVEGYNVMPVTSSDGIDATLRWGLGPVRNASQVFYGHSSVPLIAPLHVYGRRGIGISNTSDWGALSVRANVLSAEISSDIGADLFHAFDAFGPIGQDLTRRYAMDHKRMTLANIGVNYDPGSWFVMAEAGRTVSHSFLGATRSAYVSAGWRWQAFTPYATYARVRAAGATTDPGLPVAALPPGLAPTAAALNGGLNFLLWTIPQQTSQAVGVRWDLRTNMALKLQYDRVTPLEDSRGTFINPTPRFAPGHPVHVASVALDFVY; translated from the coding sequence ATGCAGCAACAACGCCTCGTTCAATTCCTGTTCCTTTCGCTGTCCGGACTTGCCCTGGCCGGCGCCGCCCGCGCCCAGGACAAGCCGGACTGGCGCATTTCCGGCTTCGGTACGCTGGGCGTCGCGCACGCCAGCGAACGCGAGGCGGATTACACCTCGTCCGTCTTCAAGATCAGCGGCACCGGCGCCACGCGCCGCTGGAGCACCGACGTCGACACGCGCCTCGGCGTGCAACTCGACGCCACGCTCGCGCGGCACTGGACGGCCGTGCTGCAGGTGGTCAGCGAACAGGGCCTCGACAACACGTACCGGCCGCGCGTCGAATGGGCGAACATCAAGTACCAGGCGACGCCCGAGCTGGCGCTGCGCGTCGGCCGTATCGCCCTGCCCATCTTCCTGACGGCGGACTACCGCAAGGTCGGCTATGCGTATCCGTGGGTGCGCCCGCCGGTCGAAGGCTACAACGTCATGCCCGTGACGAGCAGCGACGGCATCGACGCCACCCTGCGCTGGGGCTTGGGACCGGTCCGCAATGCGTCGCAGGTGTTCTACGGCCACAGCTCGGTGCCGCTGATCGCGCCGCTGCACGTGTACGGGCGGCGCGGCATCGGCATCTCCAACACGAGCGACTGGGGCGCGCTCAGCGTGCGCGCCAACGTGCTCAGCGCCGAGATCTCCAGCGACATCGGCGCCGACCTGTTCCATGCCTTCGACGCCTTCGGCCCCATCGGCCAGGATCTGACCCGGCGCTATGCGATGGACCACAAGCGCATGACGCTCGCGAATATCGGCGTGAACTACGACCCCGGTTCGTGGTTCGTGATGGCCGAAGCGGGCCGCACGGTCAGCCATTCGTTCCTCGGCGCGACGCGCAGCGCCTACGTCAGCGCGGGCTGGCGCTGGCAGGCGTTCACGCCGTACGCGACGTACGCGCGCGTGCGCGCCGCGGGCGCGACGACGGATCCCGGCCTGCCGGTGGCCGCCCTGCCCCCAGGGCTGGCGCCGACGGCGGCGGCGCTCAACGGCGGCCTGAACTTCCTCTTGTGGACGATCCCGCAACAGACGTCGCAGGCGGTGGGCGTGCGCTGGGACCTGCGCACGAACATGGCCCTCAAGCTGCAATACGACCGCGTCACGCCGCTGGAAGACTCGCGCGGGACCTTCATCAACCCGACGCCGCGCTTCGCGCCCGGGCACCCGGTCCACGTGGCCAGCGTCGCACTCGACTTCGTGTACTAG
- a CDS encoding YaeQ family protein — protein sequence MALKATIYKADLSIADMDRNYYQEHALTIARHPSETDERVMIRLLAFALHADPALAYGKDLFDVEEPALWLKDLTGAIDLWIEVGQPDERRLMKAAGRAEHVVVYSYSATSNIWFKGLASKLERTRKISIINIPAETSAQLEQMAQRSMQLQCTIQDGQVWLTDGQQTVQVEREILMAER from the coding sequence ATGGCCCTGAAAGCTACGATTTACAAGGCAGACCTCAGCATTGCGGACATGGACCGCAACTACTACCAGGAGCACGCGCTCACGATCGCGCGGCATCCTTCGGAAACCGACGAGCGCGTGATGATCCGCCTGCTCGCCTTCGCCTTGCACGCCGACCCGGCGCTCGCGTACGGCAAGGACCTGTTCGACGTCGAAGAGCCCGCACTGTGGCTCAAGGACCTGACCGGCGCCATCGACCTCTGGATCGAGGTCGGCCAGCCCGACGAACGCCGCCTCATGAAGGCGGCCGGCCGCGCCGAACACGTGGTCGTGTACAGCTACAGCGCCACCAGCAACATCTGGTTCAAGGGCCTGGCCAGCAAGCTCGAACGCACCAGGAAGATCTCCATCATCAATATCCCGGCGGAAACGAGCGCCCAGCTGGAGCAGATGGCCCAGCGCTCGATGCAGCTGCAGTGCACGATCCAGGACGGCCAGGTGTGGCTGACCGACGGGCAGCAGACCGTGCAGGTCGAGCGCGAGATCCTGATGGCCGAGCGCTGA
- a CDS encoding phosphate ABC transporter substrate-binding protein, translating to MATLKYSRLLGTSLLLGILAGAPASAADLVVIVSARNPVATLRADQVAAIFLGQSVRFPDGTEAVPFDLRLGVPMRDEFYARVTNKTPALLKAHWSKMVFTGRGQPPSELPDSAAVRRKVADDPEAIGYIERSALDTSVRAVLVVQ from the coding sequence ATGGCGACGCTCAAGTATTCCCGCCTGCTGGGCACGTCCCTGCTGCTCGGCATCCTGGCCGGCGCGCCCGCGAGCGCGGCCGATCTCGTCGTGATCGTCTCCGCGCGCAATCCCGTCGCGACACTGCGCGCCGACCAGGTGGCCGCGATCTTCCTCGGCCAGTCCGTGCGCTTCCCCGATGGTACCGAAGCGGTGCCGTTCGACCTGCGCCTCGGCGTGCCGATGCGCGACGAGTTCTATGCGCGCGTCACGAACAAGACGCCCGCGCTGCTGAAGGCGCACTGGTCGAAGATGGTGTTCACGGGCCGCGGCCAGCCGCCGAGCGAACTGCCGGACAGCGCGGCCGTGCGGCGCAAGGTGGCCGACGATCCGGAGGCGATCGGGTATATCGAGCGGAGCGCGCTCGACACGAGCGTGCGCGCAGTCCTCGTGGTGCAGTGA
- a CDS encoding NADP-dependent oxidoreductase, protein MTINRQFRLAARPVGMPKATDWQPTEEPLAPLQDGEVRVRVLYLSLDPAMRGWMNEGKSYIRPVAIGEVMRAGGVGVVEASNSPHVAVGDTLTGSFGVQQYWTGPVDAKAAAAMKIDPALAPLPAWLNVLGMPGMTAYFGLTDIGQPKAGDTVVVSAAAGAVGATVGQVAKQLGCRVVGIAGGPDKCRYVVEELGFDACIDYKAGEVPAGLKEHCPQGVDVYFDNVGGDILDAVLARINLKARIVICGAISQYNNTTPVRGPANYLSLLVNRARMEGMVVFDYAARYPEGVQRLGAWLQAGAIKSREHVVEGLDNFPDALTMLFEGKNFGKLVLKVADDAH, encoded by the coding sequence ATGACCATCAACCGGCAGTTCCGCCTCGCCGCCCGCCCCGTCGGCATGCCCAAGGCCACCGACTGGCAGCCGACCGAGGAACCCCTCGCGCCGCTGCAGGACGGCGAGGTGCGCGTGCGCGTGCTGTACCTCTCGCTCGATCCGGCCATGCGCGGCTGGATGAACGAGGGCAAATCGTACATCCGTCCCGTCGCCATCGGCGAAGTGATGCGCGCGGGCGGGGTCGGCGTCGTCGAGGCGTCGAACTCGCCGCACGTGGCCGTGGGCGACACCTTGACCGGCAGCTTCGGCGTGCAGCAATACTGGACGGGCCCCGTCGACGCGAAGGCCGCCGCGGCCATGAAGATCGATCCAGCCCTCGCCCCGCTGCCGGCCTGGCTGAACGTGCTGGGCATGCCCGGCATGACCGCGTACTTCGGCCTCACGGACATCGGCCAGCCGAAGGCCGGCGACACCGTCGTCGTGTCGGCGGCGGCGGGCGCCGTGGGCGCGACGGTGGGCCAGGTGGCGAAGCAGCTGGGATGCCGCGTCGTGGGCATTGCCGGTGGGCCGGACAAATGCCGCTACGTGGTCGAGGAACTCGGATTCGACGCGTGCATCGACTACAAGGCGGGCGAGGTCCCCGCGGGCCTCAAGGAACATTGCCCGCAGGGCGTGGACGTTTATTTCGACAACGTGGGCGGCGACATCCTCGACGCCGTGCTGGCCCGCATCAACCTGAAGGCGCGCATCGTGATCTGCGGGGCGATCTCGCAGTACAACAACACGACGCCCGTGCGCGGCCCGGCCAATTACCTGTCGCTGCTCGTGAACCGGGCGCGCATGGAAGGGATGGTGGTCTTCGACTACGCCGCGCGCTATCCGGAGGGCGTGCAACGCCTCGGCGCCTGGCTGCAGGCAGGGGCGATCAAGAGCCGCGAACACGTGGTCGAAGGCCTCGACAACTTCCCGGATGCCCTCACGATGCTGTTCGAAGGGAAGAACTTCGGGAAGCTGGTGCTGAAGGTCGCCGACGACGCACATTGA
- a CDS encoding bifunctional diguanylate cyclase/phosphodiesterase: MTSPAASERRRPRWLARALETHFALPLFAVLPLLAIWVATFHFIETERRAAVDAAHDAVREQLDTYEAQVARNLNAIDQTLKVIKYSVELNGTHAALPTLRAEELLPPGLVFQVSVADRDGTIVDSNPSVPTQNVSRAPYFTVHANGTGHGVFVSQTVGDTARSEPHLHFTRRIEDGYGRFAGVAIVEVDPAYFTSSYERSRAGELGLLALVGSDGVARAVRIGDKVSWGQPIALDGLGEEALAPHPTAPDGIERYAGARRLTGFPLTAVVGLADSEQMAQYEQHYGTYLVGATAASSLLVAVVAMISAWSWQVAKARRRERQAQQTYAAASEASPDAFFVLRSVTGADGAIVDFLVEGSNSRSELFTGIASEALRGQLLGDVLPYYRTNGMWDHLVQVVLEQRVIEAEWQATSGPTSGRWLQRQIVPVEGGAVAMVRDITERKLAEERIRHMAHHDELTGLPNRSLIRDRLDQAVRNAQRNGGHLALAFVDLDGFKLVNDGLGHNAGDELLKVVGCRMQACLRRTDTLGRLGGDEFVILLPDAGESPLALTPVLEKIRQAVTEPVQIGDQAVRVSCSMGVVVYPRDGEDPKTLMMNADAAMYRAKDLGSNNFQFYTREMNASVEEKLVLLEDMRRALDTTLADDACDAGDGEAPANDAPAGRFYLLYQPKVDLRTGRLFGVEALIRWRHPEHGIVPPMRFIGLAEESGLIVGLGEWVVRTACRQARLWRAAGLDPLTVSVNVSARQFEEKRLVERIAGALRDTGLPPCALDLEVTESLLMRDLNQAIERMRELKEMGVTLSIDDFGTGYSSLSALKSFPISTLKIDKSFVRDLASSSDDQAIALAVISLGHRMHLRVIAEGVETVEQRDFLLANDCDEMQGYLFSPPVPAERITEMLQDQQRQPRDVAQLVRA, encoded by the coding sequence ATGACGTCGCCCGCCGCCTCCGAACGCCGCCGTCCCCGCTGGCTCGCGCGCGCCCTCGAAACCCATTTTGCGCTGCCGCTGTTCGCCGTACTGCCACTGCTGGCGATCTGGGTCGCGACGTTCCACTTCATCGAAACGGAACGGCGCGCGGCCGTCGACGCCGCCCACGATGCCGTACGCGAGCAGCTCGACACGTACGAGGCCCAGGTCGCGCGCAACCTGAACGCCATCGACCAGACGCTAAAGGTCATCAAGTATTCCGTCGAACTGAACGGCACCCACGCCGCCCTGCCCACGCTGCGCGCGGAAGAGCTGCTGCCGCCCGGCCTCGTGTTCCAGGTGAGCGTGGCGGACCGCGACGGCACCATCGTCGACAGCAATCCGTCCGTGCCGACGCAGAACGTGTCGCGCGCCCCCTACTTCACCGTGCACGCCAACGGCACCGGCCACGGGGTATTCGTCAGCCAGACCGTCGGCGACACGGCCCGGTCCGAGCCGCACCTGCATTTCACGCGCCGCATCGAGGACGGCTACGGCCGCTTCGCAGGCGTCGCCATCGTCGAAGTCGACCCGGCCTATTTCACGAGCTCGTACGAACGCTCGCGCGCGGGCGAACTGGGCCTGCTGGCGCTCGTCGGCAGCGACGGCGTCGCGCGCGCCGTGCGGATCGGCGACAAGGTGTCGTGGGGCCAGCCGATCGCGCTCGACGGCCTTGGTGAGGAAGCCCTGGCCCCGCATCCGACGGCGCCGGACGGCATCGAACGCTATGCGGGCGCGCGCCGCCTGACGGGTTTCCCGCTCACGGCCGTCGTCGGCCTGGCCGACAGCGAACAGATGGCGCAGTACGAACAGCACTACGGCACCTACCTCGTCGGCGCCACGGCCGCGAGTTCGCTGCTGGTCGCCGTCGTCGCGATGATCAGCGCGTGGTCATGGCAGGTGGCCAAGGCGCGCCGGCGCGAGCGCCAGGCGCAGCAGACCTATGCGGCCGCGTCGGAAGCGAGCCCGGACGCGTTCTTCGTGCTGCGCAGCGTGACCGGCGCGGACGGTGCCATCGTCGACTTCCTCGTCGAGGGTTCGAACAGCCGCTCCGAACTCTTCACGGGCATCGCCAGCGAGGCGCTGCGCGGCCAGTTGCTGGGCGACGTGCTGCCCTATTACCGCACGAACGGCATGTGGGACCATCTCGTGCAGGTGGTGCTCGAACAGCGCGTCATCGAGGCCGAATGGCAGGCGACGTCCGGCCCCACGTCCGGGCGCTGGCTGCAGCGCCAGATCGTGCCCGTCGAAGGCGGCGCCGTGGCGATGGTGCGCGACATCACGGAGCGCAAGCTGGCCGAAGAGCGCATCCGCCACATGGCCCACCACGACGAGCTGACCGGCCTGCCCAACCGCAGCCTGATCCGCGACCGCCTCGACCAGGCCGTGCGCAACGCACAGCGCAACGGCGGCCACCTGGCCCTCGCCTTCGTCGACCTGGACGGCTTCAAGCTCGTCAACGATGGCCTCGGCCACAACGCCGGCGACGAATTGCTGAAGGTCGTCGGCTGCCGCATGCAGGCCTGCCTGCGCCGCACGGACACCCTCGGCCGCCTGGGCGGCGACGAATTCGTGATCCTGCTGCCGGACGCCGGCGAAAGCCCGCTCGCGCTGACGCCCGTGCTGGAAAAGATCCGGCAAGCCGTGACGGAGCCCGTGCAGATCGGCGACCAGGCCGTGCGCGTGAGCTGCAGCATGGGCGTCGTCGTGTACCCGCGCGACGGCGAGGACCCGAAGACCCTCATGATGAACGCCGACGCCGCGATGTACCGTGCCAAGGACCTGGGCAGCAATAACTTCCAGTTCTACACGCGCGAGATGAATGCCAGCGTCGAGGAAAAGCTCGTGCTGCTGGAGGACATGCGCAGGGCGCTGGACACTACGCTGGCGGACGACGCATGCGACGCGGGCGATGGCGAGGCCCCCGCCAACGACGCGCCGGCAGGCCGTTTCTACCTGCTGTACCAGCCGAAGGTCGACCTGCGCACGGGCCGCCTGTTCGGCGTGGAAGCACTGATCCGCTGGCGCCATCCGGAACACGGCATCGTGCCGCCGATGCGCTTCATCGGCCTCGCGGAAGAATCGGGCCTGATCGTCGGCCTGGGCGAATGGGTCGTGCGCACCGCCTGCCGCCAGGCCCGGTTGTGGCGCGCGGCGGGGCTGGATCCGCTCACGGTGTCCGTGAACGTGTCGGCGCGCCAGTTCGAGGAAAAGCGCCTCGTCGAGCGCATCGCCGGCGCCCTGCGCGACACCGGCCTGCCGCCCTGTGCGCTGGACCTGGAAGTGACGGAAAGCCTCCTGATGCGCGACCTGAACCAGGCGATCGAACGCATGCGCGAACTGAAAGAGATGGGCGTGACCCTGTCGATCGACGATTTCGGCACCGGTTATTCGAGCCTGTCGGCGTTGAAATCGTTCCCGATCTCGACGCTCAAGATCGACAAGTCGTTCGTGCGCGACCTGGCCTCCAGCTCCGACGACCAGGCGATCGCGCTGGCCGTGATCTCGCTGGGCCACCGCATGCACCTGCGCGTGATCGCCGAAGGCGTGGAGACGGTCGAGCAGCGCGACTTCCTGCTGGCAAACGACTGCGACGAGATGCAGGGCTACCTGTTCAGCCCACCGGTGCCGGCCGAGCGCATCACGGAGATGCTGCAGGACCAGCAACGCCAGCCGCGCGATGTTGCGCAACTGGTGAGGGCGTGA